In Venenivibrio stagnispumantis, a single window of DNA contains:
- a CDS encoding anthranilate synthase component II, with translation MKILMIDNYDSFTYNIVQYFYELGVDVVVKRNDEITIQDIEAMDDIDAIVISPGPCTPNEAGISVDVIKKFKGKYPMLGVCLGHQSIGSAFGANIIKAKCLMHGKTSLIYHNQEGIFKDIPSPFSAVRYHSLVIDEKTLPEDIKITARSDDGEIMAIQHTKYPIYGVQFHPESILTEYGKKLLQNFIELASQIKNEQTIKNQNF, from the coding sequence ATGAAAATTCTTATGATAGATAATTATGATTCTTTTACCTACAATATAGTTCAATATTTTTATGAACTTGGTGTAGATGTAGTTGTTAAAAGAAATGATGAGATAACAATCCAAGATATAGAAGCAATGGATGATATAGATGCTATAGTAATATCTCCGGGACCATGTACTCCAAATGAAGCCGGAATATCCGTAGATGTAATTAAAAAATTTAAAGGGAAATATCCGATGCTTGGAGTATGCTTAGGTCATCAATCTATCGGTTCTGCTTTTGGAGCTAATATAATAAAAGCAAAATGCTTAATGCATGGCAAAACTTCTTTGATTTATCATAATCAGGAAGGAATATTTAAAGATATACCATCTCCATTTAGTGCAGTAAGGTATCATTCTCTTGTAATAGATGAGAAAACATTACCGGAAGATATAAAAATAACAGCAAGGTCAGATGATGGAGAGATAATGGCAATCCAACATACAAAATATCCAATATACGGCGTCCAATTCCATCCGGAATCCATCCTTACAGAATACGGCAAAAAATTATTACAAAATTTCATAGAACTTGCTTCACAGATAAAGAATGAACAAACTATAAAAAATCAAAATTTTTAA